CATTTTGCCATGAGCAAAAGGCGGGGCAAGAGTCAGCTCATATGTTGCGAAAGAAAACTTGAAATAATACAAACCTTTTGCCATCCAATCCCATGTCAGATCACCGGAGGAACAGTATCAAAACAACGCTGCTCATATTTCTCACCGCGTCTTCGTCTaattctccccatcccccctgcCCCCTTCCAATCTCTCgctgcctcccctcccacccttccccaATATGGTAGTGTAAGTTGTAAAGGTACAAGAAACATCAAAAAGAGAGACCAGAGGCTGGAGCGAGAAAACGAGGTTAAAAAAAACTACAGTAAACGTCCCCGACACGcgcacccaccccccaaattacatcccctcaaactccccccccaaatcatccTCGTCCAGATCCCCCTCTTGAATCTccttcgccatctccctctccctctccctcgcctcctgaGCGTTCTTGAGTTCAAGACGGTGCTGGTTCATAGGGAACCTCATAgcctatcatcatcatcatcatcatgtcaGCAACCTCATTCCACTCATCTCACAATCAGTCGGCGCAGACGTACCTTGACACTCTCATCATGCAAACTCAAACAAGCCCTGATCCGATCGTGAAACGTCTCCCCCGGCTCGCTCGTGGCGTAaacatcccccacctccttgCTCTTCATGTACCCCTTCTCCCTATCCAGCGTCGCCTCGATAACCCCATCCCGGATCGCCTTGGCCACGATGTACTCGGCGCTCTCCTCGCTGCCAAGATGCAGCCGGATGCAGATATCCCGAAGCGAAATCCGGCTGTAGctcaagctcatcatccgGATCCCCGTCTTGATGACGTTCTGGCGCAGGCGCAAGATAAGAGTATACGTCCCATCCCGGCGGAAGGTGTCCCCGTGCTGAGCAACAACGCTCTCAAAGTCCTCCAAATCACCCACCCGGACAGCCCGGACGAGCAAAAAGTAAGGGTGGAGCGAAGCCTCCATGGCAGGCTGTCGAAAGGTCGCGCGGTCGGGGATGTCGCCCATCAACAGCTCAACCACAAGCAACAGCTTGGTGGCAGTCTGGCCGAACCCAAGAGCACACGCGCTAGAAGGCGCCTTGCGTGTGGCGGCGGTCAAGTGGTTGTGAGCCTCAGTATAAAGCAGCTGAATGGCCCGCACCTTGCCGAGATAGTACAAGTACCTCGCAACCTGGTTATTCGCCGCATTCTCGGGAAACTGCGTGTGCGAAACCAACAAATCCGCCTGGGAAATGTGCGATGTCAACAGGTAGCTccggagcagcagcacaatAACCGAAGCCTGCGTGTCCGTATCCTTGCGCAGAACCGCCGTCCTCAGCGCAGCAAGCAGCGTCGGCCGAATCGTCACAATCGTCGActgcgacgacggcggcAAGGGCGCAAGCTGCTCGGCAAACAGCTCAAAGTAAAAGTACACCTTGGCCGAAAGCCCATCGAGCGCACGACGGTTGAGCTCCTGGATCTTCTCAATCAGGTACCTCGAAAACTCCAGCCCCTGCTGCCACTGCTTGCCGTCATGCAGCAACACCTGCGTGAGAATGCCCAAAAAGACACCAATCTCGGGAATAacctccttctgctccttcttcaccccatTCTTCCCAGAACCAGCCTTGGTCGTCGGCTCACTGTcaatctccatctcccctccccctcctcccaccttcccacccagttgcacctcctcccgtcCAATCGCCTTCAACAAACCAACCGCAATCTCGGCCCCAGACGAGCTCGCCATGTACgtctcagcaacaaccctcGCCAAAACATCCCCCGTCAGCCGTTTCCGAATCGACGACACCGACCGCAGCGCACGAAGGGTGAATCGAGCATCAAAAAGCGCAACGGCACGGTCCAAGAGGGCAAAGTTGCTCTTGATGTCTGTTTTCCTCGttaatcaccaccaccacatcaccacacgGGATGAAACCTACCAGCAACAGTCTTCTCAACCggatcctccccctccccctcattctcaaccccctccataaccaccacatccccctccacatcctccttcttcttgctcggcGGCACAACAACCGtcatcttctcatcctctcccttctttcccttgcccttcattttgttgttgttgttgttgttgttgttgttgttgttgttcccTCCTCTGGCAGGTTCCCTGTCGGGTGTCTTTCCAGGCATATTTTGTCGTTCGTCGTTTGTTAACCGAAACACCCGCCCGCCGGTTGAGTTCGGTTTCGATCGTCACGCTTGTCTGTAgtgtcgttgttgatgtcaGCCAAAACGAACCTAGGCAGTAGATAGATAGGTAGCTCGTGTTGGGAGGAAAGTGGCACGCACGCACACGTACTCGGTCGACTGCTCTTCGTCGAAAATAAATAACTCGTGGAGAAAACTTCAAGGTCAATAATTccttgaagaagaaagaaagaaaaaaagaaaaagtcgtCAAACGTCGATGCAAGAAAgctttgccttgccttgccccCCAAAGATGGATTGATTGATTGTGATGAGCGAGCAGTCCACAcaaagcaagcagcagccGAACGAACAACGCGGCAGCACGGACCAACAGGCAGGCAAGGCAGCGGTTCCAAGTACGCAGCCCTGGCCATCGGTACCTGAGGTTTTGCCCGCAACTGGCAGGCGTGCGGAGGTATCTCATTGGGCGCCCGGTACTTGCCATTGCAGCTGGAAGCTCCCTGACCCACTTTCGGGCAGAGGCTGAACCACTGGGATCAGCTCTTGTGACGTTGTCGATTTGCTGCCTGTTGCCCCACCTTTTCCCTAATTGGGTCTTACAGCAACTTGACGTCTTCTCCCGTTTTGTCTCGAGATGATGAGACATTGGATATCACATATGTAGAAACACTCCCTCAGAGATGACAGCAAAAGCGATTGATTAACAGCCCGACCTCAGACCAAGGCTACGCTGCTACCCTACATGACTAAGCATGATGACTGGTTTCCTTTTCATGTAATGatccctcccgcccccccccttattccctccaaaatcccaaGGTATCAGTaattccccccatcccattccATGCCTTGCCATGACGCCCGAGACGAAAGAAGAAAATAGAAATAAAAAACCCGCCTTACAAAACCCATACCAACACATAAAAAAAGCGACTGTGCTCCGTCTAATTACTTTTGCTCAAGCCAAGCATGAAAACCCCTCTGTAAAAAGAAAGGAcgaaaaaaagagagaatcTAAAGATCCCCCTTGCCAGGCACAACCTTGGCCGCCTGAACAGCACTCATCTTCTTGATCCAGGAGCTGTTGGGCTGCATCTTCCTGACGGTCCTAAGCTCCTCGGAAGAATAGCCTGGGATGCGGATATTGTACGTTCGTTCCAGGACAAGCTGCAAGTCACGGATCTCGAGCACCTTAGACCCGCGCTCCTTGGCGTTGCGGCAAGCCTGATGGAGGACATTGTCGATGAAGGCATCGGCGAGGTTCAGTACCGACTATGGCAAAAAGTTAGCAACTgtgaaagaaaagagatAAAATGAATGAATCGCTGACCTCTTCAACATCCGGAGTCAACATGTTGCCATCTTGACCCTCGGCAGTCCCACCGCAAACCTGGCGAACCAACtcgtcgagcttcttcttgttaAGGATGCGCTCGCCCTCGCCTTCGATCTGGTAGGCTGGCGTCTTGGGGAGGACGGGCTGGTTCAAAACACCGCCGGCAGTGCCGCCTCCACCGCTGAGCGTGGGACGACCGCTGCCAATGCCGCCAATGTGCGGCACCGGTTGAGGAGCCTTGATGGCCTTCTCATCCAAAGTCTTGGGGATGGCGAACTTGGTGTTCATGGCGGAAGCTTGGGTCTGAATCTGTTGTTGCGATGGGTGCGCGTGAGAATGACCTTGCGGGCCTGTTGCGATGGAAGCCGACGGAGGTGGAGCGCTGCCCGGTGTCGTGTTGGGCGGGGGTCCAGCAATGGATCCGGGGCGGGACTGCGAGGCCGAGTTGACAGCGGCAGCGTTGACAGCCGCGGCGTGAGTAAGTGGTTGGATATTGCCGATGGTGGGAGTCGCTGACTGGGGAGTCTGGATGCGGGCCGAGTTTTGGGTAGGAGTTCCGGCCGAAGGTATGCCGCCGCGCGCAGCAGCGAGTGCAGTGTTGAGAGGCGCAGGCACCGGAGTGGGTTGGGTGCCAGGCTCAACCTTAATGGCCTGGGTCGGAGGCTGTGAATGCGACTGTGACTGCGACTGTGGCAGAGGCACTTGGTTGGACGGCGCTTGTGAGATGGGAGTGGTTTGCGACTGCACCGGAGTGGCCGGGGTCTGGGATGGAGTCTGATGCGGGTGCTGCTGTGCTTGCGACGgtgcctgctgctgctgctgctgctgctgctgctgctgctgctgctgctgctgctgctgttgctgtgggggctggttgttgttcaCTGCTCCAGGTCCCGCCATGCGACCCGcagccagctgctgctttttGGCAGCTTCAAACGCTGCACTGACGGCTGCCGTGGCTGGCTGCATTGCTCCTCCCGGCACACCAGTCACCCCCGCTCCACCAACACCTGCTCCAGCCTggcctgctgccgctgctgcatcaccaccactaccactgCCAGCTCCCGGAGTGCCGTTGGGAGTGCTGCCTGGTTTGTTGGTAACGAACTGTTTCCTGATACTATTCGCCAGATTGAGCCCCTCGTTGTGCATCTTCTCAAagatctccctcttcttcttgatctgctcTGCATCGTTCGGTGACAGCCCAGGTTTCATCAGTGCATCAAGCTGCCTCATGCTGTTCCTGCTGGTTTCCGACTGGATGAGAGCCCGGGCGTACTGGTTCTTGACCGTCTCCAGCCACTTTGCTTTGTCAGTCGTGTTGGCCGGCGGGGTGAAGATGAGTTCAGCTATGTGTGAAGCGATATAAGGCGGCATCGGGCGAGGTTGCCCCTGAAGAGCTCGATTTGCGCCCCCAGCCACCTGTCCAGCCTGGCCTCCTGTCTGCGCTTGACCCTGAGCCTGAACCCCTCCTGGCATTCCGCCAGCGCCCTGAACATTCGGTCCGGCATTGCCCTGGTTGGCCTGGGCTTGTCCGTTGTGTTGCTGAAGCTGTTGCTgcgcctgctgctggagctgaagctgctgttggagctgaagctgctgctgttgagcctGTTGGGCGGCCTGGGCTTGTTGAGCAGCGCGTTGCTgcatttgctgctgctgaactTGAACCTGTGTGGCCTGGTTAACTTGGTTCGCTTGTGCTGCCTGCTGAGCATGCTGTCGACGGCTAGTGACCTTGGAGGCTAGCATGCGACCGAAGTCGGCGATCTTGTTTTTCGCAGTCATCTGCTCCTGGGAACCCGGGGGGGAGTTGTCGTGCATTTTCCAGAGCGCAGCCAGACCCTGGGTATATTTAGACTTCTCTTCGGCCGTCAGGATGTGGATTTGCTGCATCTGTTCTGGCCGGTATAGTGGAACATTGTTCGGGGGAGGAACACCGGTCGGCCGGTTCGGGACGCCACCAGGACCTTGAATTCCCTGACCATTCGGCTGACCAGCCATCCCCTGGCCGGGCGCTTGGTTCATCTTGTCCGCTTTGTTCGGAATGACAGAGGGATTGTTCAGGTCGCTACTCTGGAGCCTGTACCGGGTCGCAGCCGCTTCGAGACCTTGTATCGAGCGAGTATCTAAAGTAGGGTCAATTAGCTGCTGATGTGGAAGCAGAAGTGTATGCCTCTGTGatagggaaaaaaaaagcgaaGCGTCTCCAAAGACAGAAGATTTCTCGACGGGCTTGTTGACAGCCCTCGATTTGATGACGAGGGGAGATgaagttgaggaagatgaagtcGAACAACCTGGAAAGGTGACGCGAGGCGTGTCGTTGAAATCGTGTCGGAACTTACCGCAATATGGTAGGGGGACAATGGTCCGTGCGGTTTGCCATATATCAGAGCCTTACTGCCAGCACTTTGCCGTGAACTCTTGCAAATATTTTGCCAACTTGCTGCTTGATCAAATTtgcaaagaaaaaaatatcTTAGCATTGATATTGGATAGTCTAGCCCTACGAAAAGGCGGAGTTTTCGAGACCCGCGCCGGCGCCCGCGCTCTTGTCTTCTGTAGACATCAGGGGAAACAGGGAGCTCACAAGTCCTAAACAACAGAACAAAGCATTGAGCAGAAAAGAAGTGGCGGAATCTTTTGAGCGAGTAAAGGCATTGCTCTTCATGAAATCTCAGTCAAATCTTTTTCTCAAGTCCACGAACAATTCTTCTTGCCTGTAGCTGTTTTGCCAGTGTCTGTTTGGGAATATAGCACTCAGGCTTGTCGAGTGCCTCACCAAATTGtgaataaaaaaaagggcaCCAGATCACTACACATTAGACGCTGAAACAGTTCTTCAAGCTGTCTGATGACAATCCAAGGACCGTGACAGTCTTTTGAAGCCTCTTGGGCATAGTCTCTGAGTTGGAGTCTCCATTCTTGTCCACAATGTGCTCAGCTACACACCTACTGAAACTAATAATTCCGAGCTTCAGGGCCTGCATCAGCAAATCCACGATATTCAAACACTCCAATGATCAAGTTAGAGAGGATCAAGCAGCGGGATCCAGACACTCCATCAGGTATTCATCGTAAATCAAGCAAAGCAGTCGTCATCACAATGTTCAAATCCTCTTACCCCAACAAAAAGTAAATTTCCCGGGCAATGCTTCCACATTTCATATTCCAATCATCAACTCATAATCATAatcatcaacatcgtcatcgtcatcatcatcatcatcattaaatctcttcccccctctccccgcccCCATTAAATTACTTCCCACCCTAGGGCGAATCCACCTCCATGCTAACATACTCATAATAAGGcaactccctcgccaacttctcccccacccctcccacctccaaaaagaCCCCATCATCCGACTCGGGCTCATCCAACTCCTCAATCCTCGACGTCCTCGCCTCATGCTGAAAAatcgagctcctccttctcatgTGATGATCCACCATGCTAACccgtctcctcatcctcctcccccccgtcTGGTCCTCCGACGAATTTGGCCCCAGCCAAGGCTTCAAATCCTCCAAATCAGTATCACTCCCGATGCTCTCACTGATGGTCCTCTTCCCTATGCTCCCgctcgtcatcctcctcttcttcttctcctccctcctcttgatCAAAAACTCGCGATActcggcctcgtcgaggTCCGTCTCGTCAGACTCATCGTCGCAattgaggttgtggaggctGAAAATAAACGTCCTGTCTATTACCGCCGGCCGTCTCGTCCTTGAGCGGGAGCGGCTGCGGTTGGACTCGGCGTATTCAATGTAATCCGGCCGGAGAACCCCATCTCTctcgtcgtcgctgtcggCAAAGTCGGAGAGCTCCTCAATGACGAAATTGGAGTCCGTCTCGGCGATGACACGGCCGATTGTGATGGAGGCTGACCGGCCTATCCTGGCCGATATGTGTGGAATCTGGGGTAGAAGTGGGGATGGCTCTAGCTGTGGCTGTTCAGGGGTCGCGGACCGGGATGGCCCGGCGGGTTGGGAATCGTTGTCGGATTCGTCttccgacgacgaggaagaggaacagCTGGTGGTTCGTGGTGATAATTGATCTGGCCGACTGCCATTGAACGCCACCGGAACTCCTCCGGTCGACAAAGGGGGGGGCGCCATGGGCCGGAGGTGattatggtggtggtggtggtgacgggagTGTGgaagcggcggcggcgtgggCGCAGACACCCCGGGGGGCGGGGGGCTGCTTTTGCGGCCAAAAACCGGGGAAGCCGTTCGCGGGGTCTCTGGCGGAGAGGTAGGCCCGACGTTTTGAGAGATTTTCCCGTTGGGCCACATGGTAGGTCTAATAAGTATGGCGATGCAAgatttgctttttttttgatttttttttttggactTGCTGCAAAAACCGGTGACGGAATTTCTATGCCCTCCGTTTCGGATGGGTAAAACAAAAGatgcttgctgctggggtAGGTACTGTCACAGCGGTGTGTGTCGAGTGGTGCCAGTCTCGTCTGGGGAAACGTCTTATCGATTGCCCGCTCTCGTGGGAGAGAGTGTGGGGGTTaccgagcaaaagaaaaaaagatggcGGGGAAAAGATGGAATGGCGCGCGCGCAATactgtgctgtgctgtgctcTGCTGCGATGCGATGCAAGTAATGCTGGCTGGCGGGCGGAATGGCGTGAGTAGGTAGATGTACGGTACGGGAACGGGGTGTTTTCAAGGTGTCAAGACCCAAAGAGTGAATCTCCAACGAGGAGAAGATATCGGACTTCGGTTGGTTGTCATGATAATATCGATCCAGAGTCTAGGTGCGGTTCCGTGCAGCCCAGGCTGATTCCCGATATTGGGGAACGTGTCTGA
The sequence above is a segment of the Podospora pseudoanserina strain CBS 124.78 chromosome 5, whole genome shotgun sequence genome. Coding sequences within it:
- the RPN3 gene encoding 26S proteasome non-ATPase regulatory subunit (BUSCO:EOG09262CMP; COG:O; EggNog:ENOG503NV8D) — encoded protein: MPGKTPDREPARGGNNNNNNNNNNNNKMKGKGKKGEDEKMTVVVPPSKKKEDVEGDVVVMEGVENEGEGEDPVEKTVADIKSNFALLDRAVALFDARFTLRALRSVSSIRKRLTGDVLARVVAETYMASSSGAEIAVGLLKAIGREEVQLGGKVGGGGGEMEIDSEPTTKAGSGKNGVKKEQKEVIPEIGVFLGILTQVLLHDGKQWQQGLEFSRYLIEKIQELNRRALDGLSAKVYFYFELFAEQLAPLPPSSQSTIVTIRPTLLAALRTAVLRKDTDTQASVIVLLLRSYLLTSHISQADLLVSHTQFPENAANNQVARYLYYLGKVRAIQLLYTEAHNHLTAATRKAPSSACALGFGQTATKLLLVVELLMGDIPDRATFRQPAMEASLHPYFLLVRAVRVGDLEDFESVVAQHGDTFRRDGTYTLILRLRQNVIKTGIRMMSLSYSRISLRDICIRLHLGSEESAEYIVAKAIRDGVIEATLDREKGYMKSKEVGDVYATSEPGETFHDRIRACLSLHDESVKAMRFPMNQHRLELKNAQEAREREREMAKEIQEGDLDEDDLGGEFEGM
- the TAF12 gene encoding Transcription initiation factor TFIID subunit 12 (COG:K; EggNog:ENOG503NYSW); amino-acid sequence: MNQAPGQGMAGQPNGQGIQGPGGVPNRPTGVPPPNNVPLYRPEQMQQIHILTAEEKSKYTQGLAALWKMHDNSPPGSQEQMTAKNKIADFGRMLASKVTSRRQHAQQAAQANQVNQATQVQVQQQQMQQRAAQQAQAAQQAQQQQLQLQQQLQLQQQAQQQLQQHNGQAQANQGNAGPNVQGAGGMPGGVQAQGQAQTGGQAGQVAGGANRALQGQPRPMPPYIASHIAELIFTPPANTTDKAKWLETVKNQYARALIQSETSRNSMRQLDALMKPGLSPNDAEQIKKKREIFEKMHNEGLNLANSIRKQFVTNKPGSTPNGTPGAGSGSGGDAAAAAGQAGAGVGGAGVTGVPGGAMQPATAAVSAAFEAAKKQQLAAGRMAGPGAVNNNQPPQQQQQQQQQQQAPSQAQQHPHQTPSQTPATPVQSQTTPISQAPSNQVPLPQSQSQSHSQPPTQAIKVEPGTQPTPVPAPLNTALAAARGGIPSAGTPTQNSARIQTPQSATPTIGNIQPLTHAAAVNAAAVNSASQSRPGSIAGPPPNTTPGSAPPPSASIATGPQGHSHAHPSQQQIQTQASAMNTKFAIPKTLDEKAIKAPQPVPHIGGIGSGRPTLSGGGGTAGGVLNQPVLPKTPAYQIEGEGERILNKKKLDELVRQVCGGTAEGQDGNMLTPDVEESVLNLADAFIDNVLHQACRNAKERGSKVLEIRDLQLVLERTYNIRIPGYSSEELRTVRKMQPNSSWIKKMSAVQAAKVVPGKGDL
- a CDS encoding hypothetical protein (EggNog:ENOG503P60E); this encodes MWPNGKISQNVGPTSPPETPRTASPVFGRKSSPPPPGVSAPTPPPLPHSRHHHHHHNHLRPMAPPPLSTGGVPVAFNGSRPDQLSPRTTSCSSSSSSEDESDNDSQPAGPSRSATPEQPQLEPSPLLPQIPHISARIGRSASITIGRVIAETDSNFVIEELSDFADSDDERDGVLRPDYIEYAESNRSRSRSRTRRPAVIDRTFIFSLHNLNCDDESDETDLDEAEYREFLIKRREEKKKRRMTSGSIGKRTISESIGSDTDLEDLKPWLGPNSSEDQTGGRRMRRRVSMVDHHMRRRSSIFQHEARTSRIEELDEPESDDGVFLEVGGVGEKLARELPYYEYVSMEVDSP